The window aaaagttaggatgcattaaattaatcaaaaaatgacagtaaagacatttataatgttacttttttatatatataaaaatgctgttcttttgaattttctttattttctgaatgAATGATTGATAAGAAATATTTCAACATCACCAaatcagaattatttctaaaggagtATGTATTGCTAAATTAAGCTAtgccatcatagaaataaattcaatttaaaattatattcaaaaatttttttttattgtaatatttcattatagttttatattgtttttgatcaaataaatgtatatatttatctcAGTGAACATAACAGACGTTTtccaaataattgtaatatttcaatcaaataaaatattaaaatattatacttataatattaatagtataCTTAAATGTGTCACTAATTAAAATCTCACTTAAAAAATCTTCCCTAAAATATtaatcaattactttattaacactGAATTGATCAACCTGAAGTTAAGCAAGCAAACGATGACTCACTATCTTACATCTTTGTAATTCTGCTGTTTTTGTATTAGAAGAGCAGTTTGGACCTTCTGTTTAATATTTCTTGTCATgtatcatgaaaaaataaatacataaagtaaatatttattcccTAAGAACTGATGGAGAAAGTCCATTGGCTGGCAGGTTACAGTATCTTCAACTCTAGAGGGCAGAATGAATACTTTGTTTCAATTCATCAGTTTCCAGTCTGAtatgtcttcatttgtaagtctttCACCCCTTTTTCTTCTGCCTGCACTTGCTGACTCACTGCCTATGTCCTGTTGTTGCCATAGCAGCATgcttaattaaaatatatgacaGTAATATTTGCGAGTGTCttttgagtctgtgtgtgtgctaCACAGAAATCAAAGGGGTAAAAAGATTCTAGAAGCTGAGCTTGAACAAACCTTTATCGATGAGTTGATTGAAGAGTGAGACGTTGGTGAAGAAGAAGAGGTAGGCAAACATTTGACTCTGAATCTCTGAATGGACATGGTACTGCTGCAGCAGGTCTGATGTAGTCTGAAACACACTCACCACCCTGCGAACCGCCTCTGgcatcacacacacagcacacacacacactccaacagcCCGCCGGCACTGCTCTGATGCAGACTCCGTCCCAAATGGGTTACAGTCCAACAGCCCGGGCAACACAACGTACAAGGTCTGGAATGTGAAGAACAGCCATTTGTTATAATAACATGAACACCCAGACACCTATAGACacacattatatactgtacagaGCTGTCAATTTAATGTATTATCTAACAAAGAATGATTAATTCCTTAAACACTGTCCCCATgacattgatcaaaaatacactaaaagcaatcatattgttaattattattacattttaaaatgacagctttctttgtaatatatttaaaatgtaattaatctcctgtgatgggaaagctacattttcagtcattacttcagtcttcagtgtaacatgagcATGTGCAAAATGCatatctgtaatatatatatatttatatataaatgcagaattcaGTCTGGCCGTAAAGAATGTACAGTAACATCTTTTTGCCAATGTCATATTAAACAGCTAGTTTATCCAAAAACTCAAGAAAATGTCCTCACTTACTCACACTTGtgtcactccaaacctgtatgaatttattattttactatttattattttattatatacttttgTCACTTGATCATTCTAATAATGGTCAGAATATTGAAAAACTTTCTAATACAATAACTCGATGAAACATAAATAGTTGGTATTCCAGGTGTGTACAGATGTGGTAtatcacccacccacccacacacacacacacacatatatatattatgcaaagcCTGCCTTGTATATAGTTACTGTAAgacatgtattttataaataaacagtaaaaaataaaataattctaatagGCTTATTTGGTactcagaaacatttcttattatgagcaatgttgaaaagagttgtgttgctttttatatttgtggaaactgtcttttaataatttgttctataatagaattttattttaatgcacactgatcaaaataattaaatattaatttatttctgtaaaaaaagaaaagaaaggaaaaccaAAATACTTATTGAACCCGAACTTTTgaatgaaaagtaaataaaactaaaactaaattgacCTCCACATCCACTGTTTgtaacaattattaaatatttttactaatttGGTACAATAACGTGATTtcaattatcattttattattcaaaatactAATATTTGATAAACTGCAATTAATTCAGGAAATTTAGTAAATAATTACTATTAACTACTATAAATACTATTAAGTACTGTTACTATTACTAACTACAACTACATTTGTGAATCAAAAATGACAGACAGGCTACAAATAGGAAAAGACAATGAGGACACGAGGTGGAGGAGAAGAAGACCTTAAGACATACAAGCAAACCAGCagccacacacacattaaataattCATTCCCAGCAGCCCTGGTAACATCCTACAATGGTGCGCCACACATATAACGTAATACTACCCTTTACCTTAGTGATGTAGTAAACACACTGCTGAAAGGTGTACATGATCAATTCCTCCAGGATGGTCATAGCTTCTTCGTTTGCTGATATTGTTGCTGAGAGGAGAGATTCTTTAGATCCCGCTGCAATaagggacagaaaaaaaaatactattagaCCAAATGCAGTATTTGCTGTCTTTTACACCTCTAATCCTCCTGTCTATTTAATGTTGGACCCTATAAACCCAGTTCTCAATCCATGCAGAATGTGCTTCATACCTTTATCATCCATGAGCTCAATAGTCTGCATGAACGCAGGTGATTTCTGCtggataaaatacaatatttcgaTGGCATTGGACATCCAGAAGAAAATGAACTGGAGATCAGGCACTAGGTCTGAGATGCTGAGCAGAGACAGCGAGGCTGGATCTTGACTGTATAACCACACAAAACCACACATTCATCAGCCTTCAGAATTAGTGACGGCCTATTCAGCAGCGCATGACCTTAGAGTGTCACGCGTTCAAAGTGCACACATGTGCGTATTATAAGGCGGAACATGATACTCACTGCTGAGCTTGCTTCTGTGCCAACTCCTTTGTCTTCTCCTGCGAGACACAGACACCGATGGCAATTAATGTCATCAAAGTTTAAATAGCTTCACGTGGGAGGTATAATACCTTGGTATCGTTTCTACGTTTTCAGACTTTTCGTCCTTGCTCTTTTCTTTGGCTGGTTAATATTGGCGCTGACGGCTGACCTTCTAATAttggattttaataattaatgagtTTAAAGACATTCATTAAATGCTTCAGGATAGTTTCATTGGGAATCGGTTAAATGGATGTTCACAAATGAACACTATTCAACTAATTTTGTAGTGTTTAAATCAACATAGGCGAATGCATTTGTCAACAAAGACAAAAGGGCATGTGAGGTGACTTGGAGTCCTGACCCTCACTGCAGAAAATCATGAGTGGGTCATCTGGGATTTATCCTCATCATGCTAATGCTTTTGCAGTGCATTATGTGAATAAAAAACACACTTGCACTTGGACATTGCAAACATGCAGTATctaaattctaaatatatctaaaatgcaatgcaatatctAAAATCTAAAGTGCAACATTGTAAATCAATCACTGGAAAGTCATAGAGACAAAACTTGctttgtttgcctttctattattTTCTTCTCCCATATTGAAATACAATCAGCCTCAGTGACATGATATCGACTACAGTGTAACAGTTGGAGCAATTGTGGGAAATACGTTTTAAGTTTTAGTGAGCATTGTATGATGGTAAAGGTAAAAATATTGTATGATGAACAGAATTAATGTTTATTTCCCTGAAAAGTACAATATTTTGATGCCAAACTggatatttcatttatttgcattGGTTGGcgtcaaatatttatttctttacaagCCCTGCAAATGAcatgcagaaaaaataaaataaatcagaattagTTTCCACAAATGAAGAATTTGTTCCCTAGTTTTAGTTAAATTGTGGTCatgaattaagatgttttttgcTCATTTAAGTTAATCATGGCCActagaaaaaaagagaacaaattATAACAAACGTGGCCATTATGTACTACAATGGGCAAACAAATGAATAAGATGATCAAACTAAAATGATGGAGCAAAATAATCAAACAGGAAACACATTCCAAATTTATGGAAAGTAATTCTTAAATTGTGgccacaataaatacattttatcctCATATCGTGTCATGTCAGACACAAACCAAATGGATCAATTAGCCTAAATGAAATATCCAATATAGCAGTATATTGTGCATCCATACATTTCAGGGAAATTAACCTAAAATGAACTTACTTTTATTTGTCTCTGCACATTACATTTGTATAgaagtattttaaaatggaaaaaataacacaaacacaACTAAGCAGTTGATACTAACCCATGCAATGGTCTGAATCCTCTTGGCAATTTTCAGCAATAGTTTACCGAAGCTGCCAGGTGGAAATGTATTTGCTGAGTGCTTGATGCATAGACAAAGCAAATATGCTGGTGTCAGCTTGTGGTCATCTCCGCTCGGCTCAATAAGTGTCAGCACCCGGTTCACCAGCGCATCCTCGTGAGCCCGCTCAAATTCCAGCGCAAGCTTTCGTTTCTGTGTACCTCGAGCAGGAGCCTTAGATCTGCGCTGAGACACCACTGGTTCATGTAATACGGCCCCACACATACGACATGCATCCCCTTTCTCAGGCACACTCCCCGACTCACTATCGCATAGTCGTGCCAGCGCCCGAAGTCGAGTGAGAGTTTGGGGAGGAAGAGGTTTCGCACTTAGTGGGTCTTTGTACAGAAAGATGTAATGAGCACCAAAGGACAGCAAATCCCCATGATGTAGTGGAGTGGGCCGCTCAATACGTATGAAGTTAACCAGTACATTGCCATGAGCGACTGGCTCCAGAAGTAATCGCTGGTCCGAGGAAGAGCGCCGTTGTGGTGCACGACGTATTCGGCAGTGAAGTGGAAGCACATCTGGAGATGACAGGCAGATGTTTGGCCGTGCTGATGCTGTTTCCTGACCAACTGTGTGTTGCTCTCGATTCAACAGGTAAACCAGGCAATCCTgacaaaacgaaaaaaaaaaagaaaaagaaaaacaaaccatACAAGACTCAACAATTACTCTAGAAATACAAGACAGaagcatttacttttttttttcattttatgatgTAGTATAGTATGCactatatttaaatgtttgggattgggacaattttatgtttttttttttttttttacaaaaagtttcTTTATGGTCGTtgaggctgtatttatttataaaaaaatactgtaacaacagtaatattgtaaaatattattaaaatgtaaactatttaactgttttctattttattatattgtaaatcgtaatttactcctgtgatagcaaagctgaattttcagcagccgttagtATAGTCTTGGTGATTTTTGCTTTTACCTGTTGGTTGTACCCTTGAAGGAGCAGCAAGTGTGGTGATTGGTAGAGAGAGTGTTTAACTCCGCCCCCATCTCGTTCTTTACGTGTCTCAGCGTCTCGCGACGAGCGTGTTCTGATTGGCCCTGGGAGGGTGGAGTAGTACCGTTTAGGTTCCTCACCAGGCAGACCCACCAAGTTAAGGCTGGTTTCACTGAGGCTGCGGCAAAATGTGGAGCCGTGCTGGAGTGTCATTGTTCCTTTAGCGCGGTTTCTTTGTAGCTTCTTTGCTTGAGCATTGATATCTGTCGGGGAGAGAAAACCACTTAGGTAATTGTGACTCATTGTCATCAGCCAAAAACTATCCATATGGGGTTTAATTGAACAGATGAGCTTAACAAAAGATACTGACTCAaaattgtttgttaaaaaaaaaattataataaaaaagaaaataactagaaacatcataaaatacatttaacctTGTGCTGTCTGTTAGAAGTTACCAGTTTTCTTAAATCATGATAATATACACAAGTATTTAAAGAATTAGAGGACAACAGTGCACAAAAAGGAGTGAATGATGGAGGTGAAATGCAAAGTGTAATAAAGATAAACATTTTAGGTTGTATGCCTTGCTAAATAACctaattttaaacaaaactagtgTATGTTACGAAAAATAGTGCATACGTCATATTGACTTAATGGTATGGTACATTCGGTGCTTTTTAGTAATATCTAAGCTCGCATACCCATTCAATGTctagaggaaagaaaaaaaaaaacatgtaaacatattgcaaaaaccttttatttagtttgttcccaaaagaaaatcataaattcaataaaaaaaattggaatgacacaagggtgatTAATTGAGGACATTTTCTTGATTTTTTGAATAAACTAGCTCGTTGACCTTGGCAAAAAAGATACTAGGCCTATATTCTTTAGGCCCAGACTAaattctgtatttatatatatatgttttacaatTATACATTTAGCACATGCTCATGTGACACCAAAGAGAGAAGTAGTGGCTGAAAATTCAGTCATTGTATCACAGTAATACATTATactttaaaatctattcaaataaaaacagttgctttaaattgtataaatatttcacaatattaatgttttactgtattttttatcaaataaatgcagccttggtgagacttctttcaaaaacattaaagattttaattattttaagctAATTTGGAATcttataaatagaaaatagttccaaatatataaattcaaaggCATGATGAAGTAAGCGTAATATTCTTGCCCAACTGGGACATGCAATGAGGGATGTGACTAATAATTGCATAGGGGGTAATACATGGTGGTATAAGGCTAGCTATAGGAAGTCAGCACTTGATTAGTTCATGAAGCAATGCGGTAAATAATGGGTCTGCAAAGTAATGGTATTGTATATGGAGGTGGGGCTGGTGGCTGACACCATACCTGAGGACAGTCCCCACCTTTAACAATAGTTGTACAGGGCTGTATCAAACGCCAGCCCCGGGGGGAGCTCCGATGGCATCTACCATGCCCACTTCTACTCAAGGTTGAAGATAACACAGGGGAGTTTGTGTGAGTCCCTGGGCATGGGTAAACATCACAACAAATCCAAatcaccaataataataataattataattataattattattattataaaacatgaatatatacacataattCTATTCATTCACTCAATCAAGCAAATTTTACCATTATCCTCTATTTACATTTTCTTGTGATGCAACACAGCATAGATGTTGTATCTGAGCTACTATTAAACGCCgtctacacttttaaaaataaaggttctttaatgGCATCTATGCTTTCATGAAGAATCTTCATCATTCATGGAACACTTTCAATGCACAAAAGCTTCTACATAGTGGAAaattttctttagaaaaatattcttcacacaaactaaaaatggttattttaagaactttttgtgtctgtgtgtgggaggggggggggttcttctatggcatcactgtgaaaattaagattattattattatttttaatctttatttttttaacaatgtagAATTACATGTGATTTTGGCTCTATAATAGATTCtacaattatttttatagatACTAGAAGACACAGCGTTGACGTGACAGCAACCATTGGTTATTCAAGAAATCTTTGATATAGGAATGAACTGGAATAGGTTAATTTAATTATCGTTCTACAATATTCTGACATGGTGCTAATGCAGACATAACTGCCAATCCAAACCTATTATAAAACGTGCATGTGTTGGTAAATACCTCAACGCTATCCATAAAGCCCCCAGCAGCATCTGTCACTGAGtaatacagtatgtgtttgtgcAGATGGTGTGCTGACTTGCAAATGTAATCACCCAACCCTTCTCCACCTTTAGTCATCTGTGACCTTCATAAACCCTTGATCTAAACGGCCCACCCTCTCACCCATCACTGCCCTTTTGATTGACTGTGAAAATCACTAGACACATTCATTTTTGGGAGGAAAGTCCTAACGTGAGGAGCAGCAGCATCTCTTCCCATGAAGAAACAGCAGGAGACTAAGCCAAGTTTAAGAAGACCACTCTGAACAAGCTTAATGACTACGATCCCCAAATAAGCCCGtggcatttttattaattaaaatgcagtCACTTGTAGACAAGAATgacaataaatgtgtatatacaacatGCACCCCAGGAGAAATTATTATGCACCAAATAAAACAGTAGCAAGCTTACGATAATTGGAAAAATTCCCAGGATACCATAATGCATTACTTGAGCAGATGATTCTTCTAACAAGTAAGATTAACTGAAGCTTCTAGTTACACAAACCAGGCGTTTTTAGAGCTAACTGGGAGTAGAGTGACCTTAAAGGACCAATTCACAATTTTCTACATGTCGATGTATGTTGTAACAACACAAAGCTGGTTGAAAATCGACAAACTAACCTTATAAAGCAATGAGAAATAGgactcttaattttttatttaaagataattATAAATAGTACTGCATCCTAATCCAAAccctaaataaacacattttgcattttagaaaaataaaaatctatataaaaattctaattaaTGATGTCTCCAAAGGAAGGTTTAATCAAATATAGCCCTCTTCTAGTGACAAATTTGGCCCCAAAGTACAGCTACACTAAGAAaccaacacacacatgcattctctCCACCCCACCAGGAAGAAAAGCAGTTCAACCTGAGGATAAATTATCCTGAGTAATGTGCCTGCTGATATTGATTTAACTTCCACCCTGTGTTTTGGCTCAATGGCCACCTTGTTGAATTTGTAATTTAGTACAACAGCACCCAGGCACAAACAGAAAGAGAGggatagagtgagagagagagttacatGGCAGTGTTATGACTAGTCTGCAATAAAAAGGCACAAATAAAATAGTGAAACTGAGACCTCAATTCAACTATTGGAGGCTGGCCATACTACTGCAGATCAAATCATGCATTTATCTCTGGCACCTGCTCTGACATCTGTGTGTCGGCATTAGTGAACCTGAGCAGCCCTGAACGTCAAAGAGCAATCAAGATGTAGTGGCAGTTAGCATAGCTCCACAGTGTCGATAGTAGTGATATGTTCAACACAACTTTTATGTCCAGCTCTCAGCACTTAAAAAGAGCGAGGTGACAGCAGATTTTAAGCTTCTGTTTTGCAAATGTGGGcaaccaaatgtttaaaaacaagatTATCATTAAAATAAGAGAAGTACaatgtcacatttacattttttatcctAAAAGTGTGATTAGTCTGGAAGCTAACAATTAGCTTAATATTGTTGACAACATGGTAATACTATATTAATCCAAACAACTATGGAACctcaaactatataaaaaaaataatgattggaAAGGCTGATCACACACCTACTGTAACTGAAAGATAAATATCATGAACACAAAATGCTTGCATTAGTTGTTTGCAACTGAAAACCATCGTACAACATTATGTTAATagcataatatataaaattatatatatttttttgctctgTGTAAGCTATTTTTTTCACTAATGCAAGCATTTTGTGTTCACGATATTTATCTTTCCCGTAATtggcataaaaatacaaaatactaaagtgaaaaaaatgtgtgtgatTAACTGGAAAGTATTATGGTTGGAAGATTCCAATTTCCCGCTTCTGACTTATCCAATATTCTGAAACATCCAATAATATTTAACTATTAGAGCTGTCAAAGttttaatgtaaacattttctgaataaatttgcattatgtgaaacacaagaaaaacagtatttgatatttatttgaaacataacagTGTGATTGATTTGGAAACTAATGATTGGTTTAATAATGTTCATGACAGTCATGCTAATACTGCGTTCCAGACAAAAatctgaatttaatttattatataattataatttcctcattaaaattattattgtattattattgtaaaaaaaaactactttactAGATAATTCTGTACTGTAACTGTTACTTTTTAAGTAAatcattgttattatattattttcattttaatgaattatttgtaTACCATAACATCTCTAAACATTCCATAAAACgtcaaattttcaaatagttgtaaggtttttgtcttttatcaagtaattataatataaagtttacattcatttgtCTTGAAAGGTAAatactgaaaatacacaaaaactttttggctCTGCTGTACTGGATTTTCCTGTTTCAGTTCATTAGAAAATACAATCACACAACAAGAACATCTTCTGCTGAGTATGTATTTCTCAGTGAATGCATTTGTGCATTACCTGCGGTGACTGTGTCCTTTTCTTTGGCTGCCAGTTCCTCAACCTCAGCTCTTCGCCTGAGCTCAAAGCGACGAGAGTAACCCTCCTTTGGCTTCCAGAGGTCCTGCAAGAGGAGGGGTTTCTCATTGTTTCCTAGCGCCCGAAGGCACTCGGTCCTCCACCGCCGATCTGGACCCTCAAACCGTCCAATCACATCACATAACACATAGCTACAAGCCGAGGCCTTGTTTAGAGAATAGCGCTCAAGTGCTTCTTTGATCAACTCTTGGGCACTGGAACGAGGCGTGGCGAGAACGCTTTTGTAGTTAGCACCGGCGCTGATTTCATCACCAAATATCTTCAGCACACCTGGTGCAGATGATTGGGTGGAAAGCTCAGCTGGATCGTCCCGTACCTGCTCAGGTAGGTCGGTCACAGAACGACGATCCCGATAACTTAGTGTCCGGTACAGAACCTGGGTAAAAGTGCGACTCTGACGCTTCAGCCGGTTTTTGGATGGCAGAGACATGCTGGCAGATGAGGAACCGTAGAACATGGTGCTGGAACTCGCATTGGTTAAAAAACTCCTAGAACTGAGAGAACAACAATTTGTAATAACTGGAACCAGAGAGCTGACAAGTTGAGTTTTGAgccttatttatacatttatatgaaaatacatattaaaatactaGTATTTTCACAAGCTTAATATGGTTTTAAGTATGTTATTTCTGTCTCTTGCTTTAATGTGCCAGTATGAAATATTAGGTCGCATTTCCAAGCATTCATTtggccattaattgtaataatcctttgagatttttgtttgcacaaggagtctgacagcagccagtgctccacacagagatctgatctcatcatcaacatcagtctgtctggaataacatgaagaaacagaacaaactgagactaAAACTAAATCCAGAAGATCTGTGGCAACATCTCAAAGATGCTTCAAAAGCCTGTGCTAGATATGCGATAAGGTATGGCTACAGGAAACTTGTCAGCTAATTTCAACTCTTTAAATTATTGTTGGTTTTAGTCAGTGGAACATGGCAGTACTGCACAATCAGAAATATAGATGagtttattacacacacacacacacacacacacacacctagagTCAGAAAGACGGATAGAAATAGACAGGATGGGCAAGGCTGAATTGTTGGATAAAGAAAACAGGGATGTTGCCAAAGTATATTATGGAAAATACAGCTTAATGGAAACTATGAGTAATAGATCTGGGAAGCTATGAAACAATCATTCTCAATATTCAATAAtacaaaatttacattaaaaaattaaagctgCTCATTGCACAGTGATTAGAGACAGAtgggtgatagatagatagatagatagatagatagatagactgcaGAAACACcttctacagtgtgtgtgtgtgtgtgtgtgtgtgtgtgtgtgtgtttgagagaaagagagagagactgcatcAGCTAAAATCCCCCACTACTCGGCAGTCTGAACGGAGACCATCTGCTCGTGCGTGAAAATACTTCACAGTGCGCTCGTGAAGCCTATTCACAAACTGCATGTAGTTGACATGCCGCCCGACATTTAAATAATCTATCAGGTACTGCGTGCATCTAAAGTAATCATTCGTTCCCTTTTTGCACCCTTCTGATATGCGCATAGTTATTTAAACAAAGCGTTTTATGGTTCTTAAAGGCACAGGGCATTATATGTGAATGAATAATTTAACCTTCATAAACATTTTATACTCTACTGTAATGTAACAGAGATTAACATTTTTTAACTGACGTACAATAATGAAAGTTTCATTTTTGTTCTTGAAAAGACTACCAAAAACATCAAACTCGAGGTAGCAGAACATTTCTTACCTGTCAAACTCGTTTTATTCCCCGTTTGCTGAAGAGACGCTCATTCGGAGGCATTCATTTTAAAGGAGCGCGTCGGGCTACTGCGGGTCTCCACTAGCAACGGCGCGAGCCAACAAAGGCACCTGCTCGAGAGTCCTAATCCGCTTGTGCGTCTTAACGGTGCTCCGCCAGCCAGTCTCAGAGCTCTGATCCCTCACAAGCCGCTCGCTTGACTCCTATTATTGACATTTGCCAGTATTATTCTTGCTCATTTGTTAAATTGGCTCCTCGGGCCGGTGGGATACAGTTTAGGTCCGCCCAGTCACTGTCATGGAATGCGACAACGTCTACCTGTACAGAGTGAGGTGTCAAACATAAATcagtattaaaaaaatctatcagTGGTGTGTTCTGAATGATTTACCTGATGGTTTTATTTTTGGCCGCTCTTCTTGGGCAGTCGTTGAAGCTGTTTATCCCTTTTCCCCTTCTTTTATTTGCCCGTCTCCACTGGCTACTCTAGAGTCTGCATGCTTAGGCGTCTGCATTCCCTGAGCCGACTGCAGCCGGAAAAACCCGAACCGAGAACTCGAAGCTCTCGCGTGTCGTTACGTTTGCACCGTATATACTGTCCAAGATTAATTCAGTATTGATGTAATGAACTACATCTGGTTAGTTTCCTACAGTACCTTTCTGAACTTGAAAAAGAAGTATGCTTAATTGTATTTCATGTAGTCTACACACATTCAATATTAAAAGCCttgcatatatataatatagcctAATGTTACTGAAATAAGTGCACATAAAGGCCACATAATTGTACTTAGAGTATAGACCTACACGTTTAGAagaacacttttaaaaagtgcactttgttttACATTAAATGATTTAGCTTTAAAccatgtttaaataatattttgtcatgttttaaagaagAACACAGCCTATTTTAATGTAAGTAGCCtgattatagttttatttaatattacatttaaagtaattatatttcaaatgtccTAGACTGCAACTTCAGCAttgcaaatgtgtaattacaaatatcatATTTTTAAGTAGCGCATACAAGCTTATAAAGCAATTACCTATAAAGATGTGggtcaaaaaatattattagctTCACCTGCATAATTGTAAACTATAGCCTAAGACATTTTCATGTAgttgtaaataacatgcaataaacTTATATTATATTCTGTATGATTCTATTCTCTTCTTAttacaacaatgactttaaaca is drawn from Carassius gibelio isolate Cgi1373 ecotype wild population from Czech Republic chromosome B1, carGib1.2-hapl.c, whole genome shotgun sequence and contains these coding sequences:
- the LOC127948516 gene encoding ras-associating and dilute domain-containing protein isoform X2 yields the protein MFYGSSSASMSLPSKNRLKRQSRTFTQVLYRTLSYRDRRSVTDLPEQVRDDPAELSTQSSAPGVLKIFGDEISAGANYKSVLATPRSSAQELIKEALERYSLNKASACSYVLCDVIGRFEGPDRRWRTECLRALGNNEKPLLLQDLWKPKEGYSRRFELRRRAEVEELAAKEKDTVTAGTHTNSPVLSSTLSRSGHGRCHRSSPRGWRLIQPCTTIVKDINAQAKKLQRNRAKGTMTLQHGSTFCRSLSETSLNLVGLPGEEPKRYYSTLPGPIRTRSSRDAETRKERDGGGVKHSLYQSPHLLLLQGYNQQDCLVYLLNREQHTVGQETASARPNICLSSPDVLPLHCRIRRAPQRRSSSDQRLLLEPVAHGNVLVNFIRIERPTPLHHGDLLSFGAHYIFLYKDPLSAKPLPPQTLTRLRALARLCDSESGSVPEKGDACRMCGAVLHEPVVSQRRSKAPARGTQKRKLALEFERAHEDALVNRVLTLIEPSGDDHKLTPAYLLCLCIKHSANTFPPGSFGKLLLKIAKRIQTIAWEKTKELAQKQAQHQDPASLSLLSISDLVPDLQFIFFWMSNAIEILYFIQQKSPAFMQTIELMDDKAGSKESLLSATISANEEAMTILEELIMYTFQQCVYYITKTLYVVLPGLLDCNPFGTESASEQCRRAVGVCVCAVCVMPEAVRRVVSVFQTTSDLLQQYHVHSEIQSQMFAYLFFFTNVSLFNQLIDKGPTRGWFQRSRVPQIQASVKMLLDWAKGAGHSHLAHKFFAKFCSAVSILATSPQQLSQMSWKALCAEHPSLKPVQLHRILTQYQQMAELAPVPIWQPSSEDEAYIYRTVDLLESFENHPPIVLPSAGFKVDLESDSVEDNIYRQLLYVRHFLWGLRSKSYPSNGCSDRQDSQREPPQPHSSPHPAPPLRGEGEGEVRVSSAVLGGRGEGAGAEERPRDKPPHSIHYRNGTSVRYASQTQATDSSCILTPPNTPLYPEHTYIHSNTQSNPAHYPEHAPQEHTHTHSHTKSNGCMRSTPEHKKINGFISNGIEVDLDKGPYGLGMGLIDGLHTPLNSPGIYIRTLIPDGPAAADGRLCIGDRILAVNGTSLIGADYQSAVDLIRLGGGRLRFLVAKSDLEVTEKISASSC
- the LOC127948516 gene encoding ras-associating and dilute domain-containing protein isoform X1, producing MFYGSSSASMSLPSKNRLKRQSRTFTQVLYRTLSYRDRRSVTDLPEQVRDDPAELSTQSSAPGVLKIFGDEISAGANYKSVLATPRSSAQELIKEALERYSLNKASACSYVLCDVIGRFEGPDRRWRTECLRALGNNEKPLLLQDLWKPKEGYSRRFELRRRAEVEELAAKEKDTVTAGTHTNSPVLSSTLSRSGHGRCHRSSPRGWRLIQPCTTIVKDINAQAKKLQRNRAKGTMTLQHGSTFCRSLSETSLNLVGLPGEEPKRYYSTLPGPIRTRSSRDAETRKERDGGGVKHSLYQSPHLLLLQGYNQQDCLVYLLNREQHTVGQETASARPNICLSSPDVLPLHCRIRRAPQRRSSSDQRLLLEPVAHGNVLVNFIRIERPTPLHHGDLLSFGAHYIFLYKDPLSAKPLPPQTLTRLRALARLCDSESGSVPEKGDACRMCGAVLHEPVVSQRRSKAPARGTQKRKLALEFERAHEDALVNRVLTLIEPSGDDHKLTPAYLLCLCIKHSANTFPPGSFGKLLLKIAKRIQTIAWEKTKELAQKQAQHQDPASLSLLSISDLVPDLQFIFFWMSNAIEILYFIQQKSPAFMQTIELMDDKAGSKESLLSATISANEEAMTILEELIMYTFQQCVYYITKTLYVVLPGLLDCNPFGTESASEQCRRAVGVCVCAVCVMPEAVRRVVSVFQTTSDLLQQYHVHSEIQSQMFAYLFFFTNVSLFNQLIDKGPTRGWFQRSRVPQIQASVKMLLDWAKGAGHSHLAHKFFAKFCSAVSILATSPQQLSQMSWKALCAEHPSLKPVQLHRILTQYQQMAELAPVPIWQPSSEDEAYIYRTVDLLESFENHPPIVLPSAGFKVDLESDSVEDNIYRQLLYVRHFLWGLRSKSYPSNGCSDRQDSQREPPQPHSSPHPAPPLRGEGEGEVRVSSAVLGGRGEGAGAEERPRDKPPHSIHYRNGTSVRYASQTQATDSSCILTPPNTPLYPEHTYIHSNTQSNPAHYPEHAPQEHTHTHSHTKSNGCMRSTPEHKKINGFISNGIEGPLSGCGFPFPVPVSHLAPNSDDICSVFVVDLDKGPYGLGMGLIDGLHTPLNSPGIYIRTLIPDGPAAADGRLCIGDRILAVNGTSLIGADYQSAVDLIRLGGGRLRFLVAKSDLEVTEKISASSC